From the genome of Medicago truncatula cultivar Jemalong A17 chromosome 2, MtrunA17r5.0-ANR, whole genome shotgun sequence:
ATGTTGCTCTTCAAAATAGGCGTCTCAATAATAACAGCTTGACTGGAGGCATTCCCATTTCTTTGGCAAAGGTTACTACGCTGCAAGTTCTGTGAGTGTTACTACTTTATTTAGATTCCCTGTTAGTTAAAGTCAAAGtagaatttttatttaagaaatcaAAGTTGATTCTTATTTATACTAGAATAATATATTTCCATGTGTAAATTAACACAACGGCCATCTTGGAATATAGTGATCTCTCAAGCAACAATCTAGAAGGAGATGTCCCCAAGAGTGGTTCGTTTTTATTATTTACTCCTGCTAGGTCGGTGCAAATAATTATGTTCGTATCTATGTCTTATTATTGACAGATGACCTGAAATTTTTCTAATGCCATGTGTTCCACTTTGCAGTTATCTGCATACTAAATTGAACACATCATTAATCATCCCTGCACCACTTTCTCCACCGTCACCAGCTTCTTCAGGTTCATCGATGTCTGTTTTCTATGGACGAcaattttaaattgttaaaGAATAACTTGAACTGAAAGCCTCAACACAGAATATAACTCTAGCTTACTCAAAAATCTCTTGAATGGAAAACAAACacaactcttttatttttccccaatcaatcacaatatattttttgaatggaGTTATAATTTCTAATGTTATTGTTAATCCTTTTTTCAGCTAGCAGTGATACTGGAGCTATTGCTGGAGGAGTTGCTGCTGGTGCGGCTCTGCTGTTTGCAGCCCCTGCAATTGCACTTGTTTTTTGGCAAAAAAGAAAACCACAGGATCATTTCTTTGACGTTCCTGGTTAGTTAAGTAACAGAAAAGATGGTACATATGCTGATAAATGCTGCATTTTATAGTTATTACTGGTGAACCAACATTTTGTTTGTCTTTTACCGGCAGCTGAGGAGGATCCTGAAGTTCACCTTGGTCAGCTTAAAAGGTTTTCGCTGCGTGAGCTGCTAGTAGCAACAGATAACTTCAGCAACGAAAACATTCTAGGTAGAGGTGGATTCGGAAAGGTTTACAAAGGACGCTTAGCTGACGGTACTCTTGTAGCAGTAAAAAGACTTAAAGAGGAACGCGCACAAGGTGGGGAGCTGCAATTCCAGACAGAAGTGGAAATAATCAGCATGGCTGTGCATCGTAATTTGCTTCGGCTTCGTGGTTTTTGCATGACATCCACCGAACGTTTGCTCGTGTATCCTTTAATGGTTAATGGAAGTGTAGCATCAAGTTTACGAGGTGCCACCATTAGTTCagtatttgaattgattttatttattcataatttaCTTTCATTCCTTGTGTGTAAATCTCTTCTCTCATATCTTTTATGGTAGAAATGCTATAAGTGTTGGTGTTCAATGTAAAATCTGTTTCTGGTTTATTTTGGTCTaccattgaaaaaataacaattgGAACTTTCTAGCTATTAGCTGGCATCTACGTAAATACAACCATGAAAATTCTTAAACAGCTCAAATTTTCAAATGCAAATGAATGCTCTACTATTAATgttgaatttcaaaatttccAGTTTCATATTATAACTCCTCTATGTATcttaatatttaattgtgtTATTATAGAACGTAATGACTCTCAGCCGCCGCTTGAGTGGCCAATGCGGAAGAATATTGCGCTGGGAGCTGCCAGGGGGCTTGCTTACTTGCATGATCATTGTGACCCTAAGATTATTCATCGTGATGTGAAAGCAGCGAATATATTGTTGGATGAGGAATTTGAAGCAGTTGTTGGAGATTTCGGTTTAGCAAAGCTTATGGCTTACAAAGATACCCATGTCACTACTGCTGTTCGAGGTACACTTGGGCATATACCCCCTGAGTACCTGTCAACCGGAAAGTCTTCAGAAAAGACTGATGTTTTTGGATATGGCACGATGCTTCTAGAACTGACAACTGGAAAGAGGGCTTTTGATCTAGCACGTCTTGCCGGTGATGATGATGTGATGTTGCATGACTGGGTAGGTTTTCAATTACCTTTACACATATCGTTAGTTTTCGGTTAAAATGTGCCTCCAACACCGTAGCATGAATTAATCTCTTCATAATGTTCTATACTCAAGCATCATTATTTAGTGTATCATTATCCTTTGCTGAATGATAAGTAAAGGTTAATAAATATTGTGTATGATGCATCACCAATTGCACTTGTGCATGTTAGAATTAGCCATAATGTAATATCAACACCAATGACTAATCATTGCTGTCAACCGTGTGACGTTATTTTGAATCCAGGTTAAAGGACATCTCATAGACAAAAAGTTGGAAACACTGGTAGATGCGGAGTTAAAGGGAAATTACGATGATGAAGAGATAGAAAAGCTAATTCAAGTTGCTTTAATATGCACACAAGGGTCCCCTATGGAAAGGCCTAAGATGTCTGAGGTGGTTAGAATGCTAGAAGGCGATGGTTTGGCAGAAAAATGGGAGCAATGGCAAAAAGAAGAGACGTACCGACAAGATTTTAACAACAACCACATGCATCACCCTAATGCAAATTGGATAGTAGTAGATTCAACTTCACATATTCAGCCAGATGAACTCTCAGGTCCTAGATGATCCTTTTAACATTCTATCATATGGACAAGTGAATATGTAATCCTTCCT
Proteins encoded in this window:
- the LOC11430748 gene encoding BRASSINOSTEROID INSENSITIVE 1-associated receptor kinase 1 isoform X3; this encodes MNINMEQASFLFWAILVLHLLLKASSNEESDALNALKNSLNNPPNNVFDNWDTTLVNPCTWFHVGCNDDKKVISVDLGNANLSGTLVSQLGDLSNLHKLRLNNNSLTGGIPISLAKVTTLQVLDLSSNNLEGDVPKSGSFLLFTPASYLHTKLNTSLIIPAPLSPPSPASSASSDTGAIAGGVAAGAALLFAAPAIALVFWQKRKPQDHFFDVPAEEDPEVHLGQLKRFSLRELLVATDNFSNENILGRGGFGKVYKGRLADGTLVAVKRLKEERAQGGELQFQTEVEIISMAVHRNLLRLRGFCMTSTERLLVYPLMVNGSVASSLRERNDSQPPLEWPMRKNIALGAARGLAYLHDHCDPKIIHRDVKAANILLDEEFEAVVGDFGLAKLMAYKDTHVTTAVRGTLGHIPPEYLSTGKSSEKTDVFGYGTMLLELTTGKRAFDLARLAGDDDVMLHDWVKGHLIDKKLETLVDAELKGNYDDEEIEKLIQVALICTQGSPMERPKMSEVVRMLEGDGLAEKWEQWQKEETYRQDFNNNHMHHPNANWIVVDSTSHIQPDELSGPR
- the LOC11430748 gene encoding BRASSINOSTEROID INSENSITIVE 1-associated receptor kinase 1 isoform X1, which translates into the protein MNINMEQASFLFWAILVLHLLLKASSNEESDALNALKNSLNNPPNNVFDNWDTTLVNPCTWFHVGCNDDKKVISVDLGNANLSGTLVSQLGDLSNLHKLELFNNNITGKIPEELGKLTNLESLDLYLNNLSGTIPNTLGNLQKLKFLRLNNNSLTGGIPISLAKVTTLQVLDLSSNNLEGDVPKSGSFLLFTPASYLHTKLNTSLIIPAPLSPPSPASSASSDTGAIAGGVAAGAALLFAAPAIALVFWQKRKPQDHFFDVPAEEDPEVHLGQLKRFSLRELLVATDNFSNENILGRGGFGKVYKGRLADGTLVAVKRLKEERAQGGELQFQTEVEIISMAVHRNLLRLRGFCMTSTERLLVYPLMVNGSVASSLRERNDSQPPLEWPMRKNIALGAARGLAYLHDHCDPKIIHRDVKAANILLDEEFEAVVGDFGLAKLMAYKDTHVTTAVRGTLGHIPPEYLSTGKSSEKTDVFGYGTMLLELTTGKRAFDLARLAGDDDVMLHDWVKGHLIDKKLETLVDAELKGNYDDEEIEKLIQVALICTQGSPMERPKMSEVVRMLEGDGLAEKWEQWQKEETYRQDFNNNHMHHPNANWIVVDSTSHIQPDELSGPR
- the LOC11430748 gene encoding BRASSINOSTEROID INSENSITIVE 1-associated receptor kinase 1 isoform X4, whose amino-acid sequence is MNINMEQASFLFWAILVLHLLLKASSNEESDALNALKNSLNNPPNNVFDNWDTTLVNPCTWFHVGCNDDKKVISVDLGNANLSGTLVSQLGDLSNLHKLRLNNNSLTGGIPISLAKVTTLQVLYLHTKLNTSLIIPAPLSPPSPASSASSDTGAIAGGVAAGAALLFAAPAIALVFWQKRKPQDHFFDVPAEEDPEVHLGQLKRFSLRELLVATDNFSNENILGRGGFGKVYKGRLADGTLVAVKRLKEERAQGGELQFQTEVEIISMAVHRNLLRLRGFCMTSTERLLVYPLMVNGSVASSLRERNDSQPPLEWPMRKNIALGAARGLAYLHDHCDPKIIHRDVKAANILLDEEFEAVVGDFGLAKLMAYKDTHVTTAVRGTLGHIPPEYLSTGKSSEKTDVFGYGTMLLELTTGKRAFDLARLAGDDDVMLHDWVKGHLIDKKLETLVDAELKGNYDDEEIEKLIQVALICTQGSPMERPKMSEVVRMLEGDGLAEKWEQWQKEETYRQDFNNNHMHHPNANWIVVDSTSHIQPDELSGPR
- the LOC11430748 gene encoding BRASSINOSTEROID INSENSITIVE 1-associated receptor kinase 1 isoform X2 codes for the protein MNINMEQASFLFWAILVLHLLLKASSNEESDALNALKNSLNNPPNNVFDNWDTTLVNPCTWFHVGCNDDKKVISVDLGNANLSGTLVSQLGDLSNLHKLELFNNNITGKIPEELGKLTNLESLDLYLNNLSGTIPNTLGNLQKLKFLRLNNNSLTGGIPISLAKVTTLQVLYLHTKLNTSLIIPAPLSPPSPASSASSDTGAIAGGVAAGAALLFAAPAIALVFWQKRKPQDHFFDVPAEEDPEVHLGQLKRFSLRELLVATDNFSNENILGRGGFGKVYKGRLADGTLVAVKRLKEERAQGGELQFQTEVEIISMAVHRNLLRLRGFCMTSTERLLVYPLMVNGSVASSLRERNDSQPPLEWPMRKNIALGAARGLAYLHDHCDPKIIHRDVKAANILLDEEFEAVVGDFGLAKLMAYKDTHVTTAVRGTLGHIPPEYLSTGKSSEKTDVFGYGTMLLELTTGKRAFDLARLAGDDDVMLHDWVKGHLIDKKLETLVDAELKGNYDDEEIEKLIQVALICTQGSPMERPKMSEVVRMLEGDGLAEKWEQWQKEETYRQDFNNNHMHHPNANWIVVDSTSHIQPDELSGPR